A window of the Juglans microcarpa x Juglans regia isolate MS1-56 chromosome 5D, Jm3101_v1.0, whole genome shotgun sequence genome harbors these coding sequences:
- the LOC121266543 gene encoding G-type lectin S-receptor-like serine/threonine-protein kinase At4g27290 isoform X2 has translation MGLSPFLILWYVWLSSVSPRPSTAATVSDRLTQNQVLEDGQTLVSSGQRFELGFFNRGNSSRRYLGIWYKNITLTVVWVANRNKYISGQSGSLSVGSNGFSLLLNKSEKIWSVNATRVLQSPILQLLDNGNLVLKEENNPDLEGYVWQSFDNITDTLLPGMKLGWNLKTGLYRNMTSWLSAEDPSAGDYTFSLDSPETPQLVLSKGTQKKYRWGPWDGVRFSGSNELRSNPVFIPMFNSSREEVYYTFEVIDQESTLSRFVVTQDGWIQYLTWSKSSNEWVTMVTLQRDSCDRYGTCGPYGNCYSDGPKCNCLKGFTPKSPEDWSRIIWSGGCVRRWELECENGDGFVKYGGMKLPDHSHLVESRNLSLEVCEAECLRNCSCMAFTLIDIHGNGGDCVMWFGDLVDMKHFPSGGDDLYIRMAKNELESIADARRNKRVRMIVTVVICVATGMLLCGVASWCAFRIRKAKRRAASLNHPHRYLMEETQEEDLELPLFNLKTVSAATDEFSFRNKIGQGGFGPVYKGVLPSKQEIAVKRLSRDLGQGLREFKNEVILVSKLQHRNLVKLLGCCIHGDERMLIYEYLPNKSLDYFLFDQTRKKLLAWKKRFGIILGIARGILYLHQDSRLRIIHRDLKASNILLDSEMNPKISDFGLARIFGADQTQEMTKRVMGTYGYMSPEYAMSGHFSVKSDVFSFGVLVLEVISGKKNWGFWHPDHDLNLIGHAWKLWIKGNPLELMDALMDDSYSVDELVRYIQVGLLCVQQRVEDRPTMSSVLLMLANEIAMVPQPKEPGFYTEVFSMGMDTSSSGKSCHTTTNEFSTQELN, from the exons ATGGGTCTTTCGCCGTTTCTCATATTGTGGTACGTTTGGTTATCCTCAGTCTCGCCCCGGCCTTCAACAGCAGCAACAGTTTCGGACCGCTTGACGCAGAACCAGGTGCTTGAAGATGGGCAAACATTGGTCTCCTCTGGGCAGCGCTTTGAGCTCGGTTTCTTTAACCGAGGCAATTCTAGCCGCAGGTACTTGGGCATTTGGTACAAGAATATCACTCTCACCGTGGTCTGGGTCGCCAACAGAAACAAGTATATCAGTGGCCAATCAGGGTCACTGTCAGTGGGTTCAAATGGATTCTCACTTTTGCTTAATAAGTCGGAGAAAATTTGGTCTGTCAATGCCACCAGGGTGTTACAGAGCCCCATTTTGCAGCTCTTGGACAATGGCAATCTTGTTTTGAAAGAGGAAAACAATCCTGATCTGGAAGGGTATGTCTGGCAAAGTTTCGATAATATAACCGACACCTTGTTGCCAGGTATGAAGCTTGGTTGGAACCTTAAAACCGGCCTGTACCGGAATATGACATCATGGTTATCAGCTGAGGACCCATCTGCCGGAGACTACACTTTTAGCCTAGACTCCCCTGAGACACCTCAGCTGGTGCTCAGCAAAGGGACCCAGAAGAAGTACAGGTGGGGTCCGTGGGATGGAGTCAGGTTCAGTGGCAGCAATGAGCTGAGGTCCAACCCTGTGTTTATACCCATGTTCAATTCAAGCCGTGAAGAAGTTTATTATACATTCGAGGTTATAGACCAGGAGTCAACTTTGTCAAGGTTTGTGGTGACTCAAGACGGCTGGATTCAGTACCTAACATGGAGTAAGAGTAGCAATGAGTGGGTTACGATGGTGACTCTTCAGAGGGACAGTTGTGATAGGTATGGGACATGTGGGCCCTATGGGAATTGTTACAGTGATGGCCCGAAATGCAATTGTTTGAAAGGTTTTACGCCAAAGTCGCCGGAGGATTGGTCGAGGATTATTTGGTCAGGAGGGTGTGTGAGGAGGTGGGAGTTAGAATGTGAAAATGGAGATGGGTTCGTCAAGTATGGAGGAATGAAGTTGCCTGATCATTCGCATTTGGTGGAGAGTAGGAATTTGAGCCTTGAGGTTTGTGAGGCTGAGTGTTTGAGGAATTGTTCGTGTATGGCATTTACTCTGATAGATATCCATGGAAATGGGGGAGACTGTGTGATGTGGTTTGGTGATTTGGTTGATATGAAACATTTTCCCAGTGGTGGGGATGATCTCTATATACGAATGGCGAAAAACGAACTAG AGTCAATTGCTGATGCCAGGAGGAATAAACGAGTAAGGATGATTGTCACTGTTGTCATATGCGTGGCTACTGGGATGCTTCTATGTGGTGTCGCTAGCTGGTGTGCTTTTCGAATAAGAAAAGCAAAGAGAAGAG CTGCAAGCTTAAACCATCCCCATAGATATTTAATGGAAGAAACTCAGGAGGAAGACCTTGAGCTTCCTCTTTTTAATCTGAAGACTGTTTCGGCTGCTACTGACGAGTTCTCTTTTAGAAATAAGATCGGACAGGGTGGCTTTGGTCCTGTCTACAAG GGTGTATTACCGAGCAAACAAGAAATTGCAGTTAAGAGGCTCTCTCGGGACTTGGGGCAAGGTCTTAGAGAGTTTAAGAATGAAGTTATTTTGGTTTCAAAGCTTCAACACCGTAATCTTGTCAAGCTTTTGGGATGCTGCATTCATGGAGATGAAAGGATGCTAATCTATGAGTACCTTCCCAACAAAAGCTTGGACTACTTTCTCTTTG ATCAGACTAGAAAGAAATTACTGGCTTGGAAGAAGCGCTTTGGCATTATTTTGGGGATAGCACGAGGAATCCTTTATCTCCATCAAGATTCCAGGCTAAGAATCATCCATAGGGATCTCAAAGCAAGCAACATCTTactagatagtgagatgaaccCCAAAATCTCCGATTTTGGACTTGCAAGAATTTTTGGAGCAGACCAGACACAAGAGATGACCAAGAGAGTAATGGGAACATA CGGCTACATGTCACCAGAATATGCAATGAGTGGACACTTTTCAGTGAAATCAGATGTATTTAGCTTTGGCGTGTTAGTGTTGGAGGTGATAAGTGGAAAGAAAAACTGGGGATTTTGGCACCCTGACCATGACCTCAACTTGATTGGACAT GCATGGAAATTGTGGATTAAAGGGAATCCATTGGAACTCATGGATGCACTGATGGACGACTCATATTCTGTGGATGAACTTGTAAGATATATCCAAGTGGGTCTTTTGTGTGTACAGCAACGGGTGGAAGACAGGCCAACTATGTCATCGGTGTTATTAATGTTGGCAAATGAGATTGCAATGGTGCCTCAACCCAAGGAACCTGGTTTTTATACTGAAGTTTTTTCTATGGGAATGGATACATCATCGAGCGGGAAAAGTTGTCATACTACTACGAATGAG TTCTCCACACAGGAATTAAATTAA
- the LOC121266543 gene encoding G-type lectin S-receptor-like serine/threonine-protein kinase At4g27290 isoform X1, protein MGLSPFLILWYVWLSSVSPRPSTAATVSDRLTQNQVLEDGQTLVSSGQRFELGFFNRGNSSRRYLGIWYKNITLTVVWVANRNKYISGQSGSLSVGSNGFSLLLNKSEKIWSVNATRVLQSPILQLLDNGNLVLKEENNPDLEGYVWQSFDNITDTLLPGMKLGWNLKTGLYRNMTSWLSAEDPSAGDYTFSLDSPETPQLVLSKGTQKKYRWGPWDGVRFSGSNELRSNPVFIPMFNSSREEVYYTFEVIDQESTLSRFVVTQDGWIQYLTWSKSSNEWVTMVTLQRDSCDRYGTCGPYGNCYSDGPKCNCLKGFTPKSPEDWSRIIWSGGCVRRWELECENGDGFVKYGGMKLPDHSHLVESRNLSLEVCEAECLRNCSCMAFTLIDIHGNGGDCVMWFGDLVDMKHFPSGGDDLYIRMAKNELESIADARRNKRVRMIVTVVICVATGMLLCGVASWCAFRIRKAKRRAASLNHPHRYLMEETQEEDLELPLFNLKTVSAATDEFSFRNKIGQGGFGPVYKGVLPSKQEIAVKRLSRDLGQGLREFKNEVILVSKLQHRNLVKLLGCCIHGDERMLIYEYLPNKSLDYFLFDQTRKKLLAWKKRFGIILGIARGILYLHQDSRLRIIHRDLKASNILLDSEMNPKISDFGLARIFGADQTQEMTKRVMGTYGYMSPEYAMSGHFSVKSDVFSFGVLVLEVISGKKNWGFWHPDHDLNLIGHAWKLWIKGNPLELMDALMDDSYSVDELVRYIQVGLLCVQQRVEDRPTMSSVLLMLANEIAMVPQPKEPGFYTEVFSMGMDTSSSGKSCHTTTNEVSVTMFDGG, encoded by the exons ATGGGTCTTTCGCCGTTTCTCATATTGTGGTACGTTTGGTTATCCTCAGTCTCGCCCCGGCCTTCAACAGCAGCAACAGTTTCGGACCGCTTGACGCAGAACCAGGTGCTTGAAGATGGGCAAACATTGGTCTCCTCTGGGCAGCGCTTTGAGCTCGGTTTCTTTAACCGAGGCAATTCTAGCCGCAGGTACTTGGGCATTTGGTACAAGAATATCACTCTCACCGTGGTCTGGGTCGCCAACAGAAACAAGTATATCAGTGGCCAATCAGGGTCACTGTCAGTGGGTTCAAATGGATTCTCACTTTTGCTTAATAAGTCGGAGAAAATTTGGTCTGTCAATGCCACCAGGGTGTTACAGAGCCCCATTTTGCAGCTCTTGGACAATGGCAATCTTGTTTTGAAAGAGGAAAACAATCCTGATCTGGAAGGGTATGTCTGGCAAAGTTTCGATAATATAACCGACACCTTGTTGCCAGGTATGAAGCTTGGTTGGAACCTTAAAACCGGCCTGTACCGGAATATGACATCATGGTTATCAGCTGAGGACCCATCTGCCGGAGACTACACTTTTAGCCTAGACTCCCCTGAGACACCTCAGCTGGTGCTCAGCAAAGGGACCCAGAAGAAGTACAGGTGGGGTCCGTGGGATGGAGTCAGGTTCAGTGGCAGCAATGAGCTGAGGTCCAACCCTGTGTTTATACCCATGTTCAATTCAAGCCGTGAAGAAGTTTATTATACATTCGAGGTTATAGACCAGGAGTCAACTTTGTCAAGGTTTGTGGTGACTCAAGACGGCTGGATTCAGTACCTAACATGGAGTAAGAGTAGCAATGAGTGGGTTACGATGGTGACTCTTCAGAGGGACAGTTGTGATAGGTATGGGACATGTGGGCCCTATGGGAATTGTTACAGTGATGGCCCGAAATGCAATTGTTTGAAAGGTTTTACGCCAAAGTCGCCGGAGGATTGGTCGAGGATTATTTGGTCAGGAGGGTGTGTGAGGAGGTGGGAGTTAGAATGTGAAAATGGAGATGGGTTCGTCAAGTATGGAGGAATGAAGTTGCCTGATCATTCGCATTTGGTGGAGAGTAGGAATTTGAGCCTTGAGGTTTGTGAGGCTGAGTGTTTGAGGAATTGTTCGTGTATGGCATTTACTCTGATAGATATCCATGGAAATGGGGGAGACTGTGTGATGTGGTTTGGTGATTTGGTTGATATGAAACATTTTCCCAGTGGTGGGGATGATCTCTATATACGAATGGCGAAAAACGAACTAG AGTCAATTGCTGATGCCAGGAGGAATAAACGAGTAAGGATGATTGTCACTGTTGTCATATGCGTGGCTACTGGGATGCTTCTATGTGGTGTCGCTAGCTGGTGTGCTTTTCGAATAAGAAAAGCAAAGAGAAGAG CTGCAAGCTTAAACCATCCCCATAGATATTTAATGGAAGAAACTCAGGAGGAAGACCTTGAGCTTCCTCTTTTTAATCTGAAGACTGTTTCGGCTGCTACTGACGAGTTCTCTTTTAGAAATAAGATCGGACAGGGTGGCTTTGGTCCTGTCTACAAG GGTGTATTACCGAGCAAACAAGAAATTGCAGTTAAGAGGCTCTCTCGGGACTTGGGGCAAGGTCTTAGAGAGTTTAAGAATGAAGTTATTTTGGTTTCAAAGCTTCAACACCGTAATCTTGTCAAGCTTTTGGGATGCTGCATTCATGGAGATGAAAGGATGCTAATCTATGAGTACCTTCCCAACAAAAGCTTGGACTACTTTCTCTTTG ATCAGACTAGAAAGAAATTACTGGCTTGGAAGAAGCGCTTTGGCATTATTTTGGGGATAGCACGAGGAATCCTTTATCTCCATCAAGATTCCAGGCTAAGAATCATCCATAGGGATCTCAAAGCAAGCAACATCTTactagatagtgagatgaaccCCAAAATCTCCGATTTTGGACTTGCAAGAATTTTTGGAGCAGACCAGACACAAGAGATGACCAAGAGAGTAATGGGAACATA CGGCTACATGTCACCAGAATATGCAATGAGTGGACACTTTTCAGTGAAATCAGATGTATTTAGCTTTGGCGTGTTAGTGTTGGAGGTGATAAGTGGAAAGAAAAACTGGGGATTTTGGCACCCTGACCATGACCTCAACTTGATTGGACAT GCATGGAAATTGTGGATTAAAGGGAATCCATTGGAACTCATGGATGCACTGATGGACGACTCATATTCTGTGGATGAACTTGTAAGATATATCCAAGTGGGTCTTTTGTGTGTACAGCAACGGGTGGAAGACAGGCCAACTATGTCATCGGTGTTATTAATGTTGGCAAATGAGATTGCAATGGTGCCTCAACCCAAGGAACCTGGTTTTTATACTGAAGTTTTTTCTATGGGAATGGATACATCATCGAGCGGGAAAAGTTGTCATACTACTACGAATGAGGTATCTGTTACAATGTTTGATGGAGGATAG
- the LOC121265035 gene encoding probable xyloglucan endotransglucosylase/hydrolase protein 12 isoform X2 produces MQIKLVPGNSAGTVTAYYISRLHFLSSQGQYHDKIDLEFLRNLSSPYILHTNIFSQGKGNREEQFYLWFDPTTDFHTYTILWNPQHIVFYVDGIPLREFKNLAWMGIPFPTYQPMKLYSSLWNADNWATRGGLVKIDWTQAPFNASNRNFEDSNACWFWQTLNYSDQGKLKWVRDDYRIYNYCQDTQQFPEGLPPECYISTNY; encoded by the exons ATGCAGATCAAGCTTGTCCCTGGCAATTCAGCTGGCACCGTTACTGCCTATTACATAAGTCGccttcatttt CTGTCCTCACAAGGGCAATACCATGACAAGATAGACTTAGAATTCCTCAGGAACTTAAGCAGTCCTTACATCCTCCACACTAACATCTTTTCTCAAGGCAAGGGCAACAGAGAAGAGCAATTCTACCTCTGGTTTGATCCCACTACAGATTTCCACACCTACACCATCCTTTGGAATCCCCAACACATTGT CTTCTATGTGGATGGCATTCCCCTTAGAGAGTTCAAGAACCTAGCATGGATGGGTATCCCATTCCCAACATACCAGCCAATGAAATTGTACTCCAGTCTTTGGAATGCTGATAACTGGGCAACAAGAGGTGGACTTGTGAAGATAGATTGGACCCAAGCACCCTTCAATGCTTCCAATAGGAATTTCGAAGACAGTAATGCTT GCTGGTTCTGGCAAACGCTTAATTACAGTGACCAGGGAAAGCTCAAATGGGTTCGGGACGATTACAGGATTTACAATTACTGCCAAGACACACAGCAGTTCCCTGAAGGGTTGCCCCCAGAATGTTATATTTCCACCAACTACTAG
- the LOC121265033 gene encoding probable xyloglucan endotransglucosylase/hydrolase protein 23, whose product MSSFSSLCSTALLILALVSSMGISSAGNFNQDFYITWGDGRAKILNNGDLLTLSLDKASGSGFNSQNEYLFGKIDMQIKLVPGNSAGTVTAYYLRSEGSLWDEIDYEFLGNVSGEPYIVHTNVFGQGKGNREQQFYLWFDPTADFHTYSILWNPQRIIFSVDGTPIREFKNHESIGVPFPKNQPMRIHSSLWNADDWATRGGLVKTDWTQAPFTASYRNFNADACVWSSGASSCGSSSPSTSATNAWLSEELDSASQERLKWVQKNYMIYNYCTDAKRFPQGLPPECTATSES is encoded by the exons ATGTCTTCTTTCTCTTCACTTTGTTCAACTGCTCTGCTAATCCTGGCATTGGTCAGCTCTATGGGGATTTCTTCTGCGGGTAATTTCAATCAAGACTTTTACATTACTTGGGGAGATGGCCGTGCCAAGATACTCAACAACGGCGACCTTCTTACTCTCTCCCTTGACAAAGCCTCTGGCTCTGGTTTCAACTCCCAGAACGAGTATTTATTTGGCAAGATAGATATGCAAATCAAGCTTGTCCCTGGAAATTCCGCTGGCACCGTGACAGCCTACTAC TTACGCTCAGAAGGGTCGTTGTGGGATGAGATAGACTACGAATTCTTGGGCAACGTAAGCGGCGAACCTTATATTGTTCACACAAATGTTTTTGGACAAGGCAAAGGCAACAGAGAGCAGCAATTCTACCTCTGGTTCGACCCCACGGCTGACTTCCACACTTACTCCATTCTTTGGAACCCCCAACGCATCAT CTTCTCTGTGGATGGCACTCCCATTAGAGAGTTCAAGAACCATGAGTCGATTGGCGTTCCATTCCCAAAAAACCAGCCGATGAGGATACACTCTAGCCTCTGGAATGCTGATGACTGGGCCACAAGGGGTGGACTAGTCAAGACGGATTGGACACAAGCTCCTTTTACTGCTTCCTATAGGAACTTCAATGCGGATGCTTGTGTTTGGTCCTCTGGGGCATCTTCCTGCGGCTCAAGTTCACCTTCCACCTCCGCTACCAATGCTTGGCTCTCCGAAGAGCTGGACTCGGCAAGCCAAGAGAGGCTCAAGTGGGTTCAGAAGAATTACATGATTTACAACTACTGCACGGACGCAAAGCGATTTCCACAAGGTCTTCCTCCAGAGTGCACTGCCACTAGCGAGTCTTAA
- the LOC121266543 gene encoding G-type lectin S-receptor-like serine/threonine-protein kinase At4g27290 isoform X3 encodes MGLSPFLILWYVWLSSVSPRPSTAATVSDRLTQNQVLEDGQTLVSSGQRFELGFFNRGNSSRRYLGIWYKNITLTVVWVANRNKYISGQSGSLSVGSNGFSLLLNKSEKIWSVNATRVLQSPILQLLDNGNLVLKEENNPDLEGYVWQSFDNITDTLLPGMKLGWNLKTGLYRNMTSWLSAEDPSAGDYTFSLDSPETPQLVLSKGTQKKYRWGPWDGVRFSGSNELRSNPVFIPMFNSSREEVYYTFEVIDQESTLSRFVVTQDGWIQYLTWSKSSNEWVTMVTLQRDSCDRYGTCGPYGNCYSDGPKCNCLKGFTPKSPEDWSRIIWSGGCVRRWELECENGDGFVKYGGMKLPDHSHLVESRNLSLEVCEAECLRNCSCMAFTLIDIHGNGGDCVMWFGDLVDMKHFPSGGDDLYIRMAKNELESIADARRNKRVRMIVTVVICVATGMLLCGVASWCAFRIRKAKRRAASLNHPHRYLMEETQEEDLELPLFNLKTVSAATDEFSFRNKIGQGGFGPVYKGVLPSKQEIAVKRLSRDLGQGLREFKNEVILVSKLQHRNLVKLLGCCIHGDERMLIYEYLPNKSLDYFLFDQTRKKLLAWKKRFGIILGIARGILYLHQDSRLRIIHRDLKASNILLDSEMNPKISDFGLARIFGADQTQEMTKRVMGTYGYMSPEYAMSGHFSVKSDVFSFGVLVLEVISGKKNWGFWHPDHDLNLIGHAWKLWIKGNPLELMDALMDDSYSVDELVRYIQVGLLCVQQRVEDRPTMSSVLLMLANEIAMVPQPKEPGFYTEVFSMGMDTSSSGKSCHTTTNEELN; translated from the exons ATGGGTCTTTCGCCGTTTCTCATATTGTGGTACGTTTGGTTATCCTCAGTCTCGCCCCGGCCTTCAACAGCAGCAACAGTTTCGGACCGCTTGACGCAGAACCAGGTGCTTGAAGATGGGCAAACATTGGTCTCCTCTGGGCAGCGCTTTGAGCTCGGTTTCTTTAACCGAGGCAATTCTAGCCGCAGGTACTTGGGCATTTGGTACAAGAATATCACTCTCACCGTGGTCTGGGTCGCCAACAGAAACAAGTATATCAGTGGCCAATCAGGGTCACTGTCAGTGGGTTCAAATGGATTCTCACTTTTGCTTAATAAGTCGGAGAAAATTTGGTCTGTCAATGCCACCAGGGTGTTACAGAGCCCCATTTTGCAGCTCTTGGACAATGGCAATCTTGTTTTGAAAGAGGAAAACAATCCTGATCTGGAAGGGTATGTCTGGCAAAGTTTCGATAATATAACCGACACCTTGTTGCCAGGTATGAAGCTTGGTTGGAACCTTAAAACCGGCCTGTACCGGAATATGACATCATGGTTATCAGCTGAGGACCCATCTGCCGGAGACTACACTTTTAGCCTAGACTCCCCTGAGACACCTCAGCTGGTGCTCAGCAAAGGGACCCAGAAGAAGTACAGGTGGGGTCCGTGGGATGGAGTCAGGTTCAGTGGCAGCAATGAGCTGAGGTCCAACCCTGTGTTTATACCCATGTTCAATTCAAGCCGTGAAGAAGTTTATTATACATTCGAGGTTATAGACCAGGAGTCAACTTTGTCAAGGTTTGTGGTGACTCAAGACGGCTGGATTCAGTACCTAACATGGAGTAAGAGTAGCAATGAGTGGGTTACGATGGTGACTCTTCAGAGGGACAGTTGTGATAGGTATGGGACATGTGGGCCCTATGGGAATTGTTACAGTGATGGCCCGAAATGCAATTGTTTGAAAGGTTTTACGCCAAAGTCGCCGGAGGATTGGTCGAGGATTATTTGGTCAGGAGGGTGTGTGAGGAGGTGGGAGTTAGAATGTGAAAATGGAGATGGGTTCGTCAAGTATGGAGGAATGAAGTTGCCTGATCATTCGCATTTGGTGGAGAGTAGGAATTTGAGCCTTGAGGTTTGTGAGGCTGAGTGTTTGAGGAATTGTTCGTGTATGGCATTTACTCTGATAGATATCCATGGAAATGGGGGAGACTGTGTGATGTGGTTTGGTGATTTGGTTGATATGAAACATTTTCCCAGTGGTGGGGATGATCTCTATATACGAATGGCGAAAAACGAACTAG AGTCAATTGCTGATGCCAGGAGGAATAAACGAGTAAGGATGATTGTCACTGTTGTCATATGCGTGGCTACTGGGATGCTTCTATGTGGTGTCGCTAGCTGGTGTGCTTTTCGAATAAGAAAAGCAAAGAGAAGAG CTGCAAGCTTAAACCATCCCCATAGATATTTAATGGAAGAAACTCAGGAGGAAGACCTTGAGCTTCCTCTTTTTAATCTGAAGACTGTTTCGGCTGCTACTGACGAGTTCTCTTTTAGAAATAAGATCGGACAGGGTGGCTTTGGTCCTGTCTACAAG GGTGTATTACCGAGCAAACAAGAAATTGCAGTTAAGAGGCTCTCTCGGGACTTGGGGCAAGGTCTTAGAGAGTTTAAGAATGAAGTTATTTTGGTTTCAAAGCTTCAACACCGTAATCTTGTCAAGCTTTTGGGATGCTGCATTCATGGAGATGAAAGGATGCTAATCTATGAGTACCTTCCCAACAAAAGCTTGGACTACTTTCTCTTTG ATCAGACTAGAAAGAAATTACTGGCTTGGAAGAAGCGCTTTGGCATTATTTTGGGGATAGCACGAGGAATCCTTTATCTCCATCAAGATTCCAGGCTAAGAATCATCCATAGGGATCTCAAAGCAAGCAACATCTTactagatagtgagatgaaccCCAAAATCTCCGATTTTGGACTTGCAAGAATTTTTGGAGCAGACCAGACACAAGAGATGACCAAGAGAGTAATGGGAACATA CGGCTACATGTCACCAGAATATGCAATGAGTGGACACTTTTCAGTGAAATCAGATGTATTTAGCTTTGGCGTGTTAGTGTTGGAGGTGATAAGTGGAAAGAAAAACTGGGGATTTTGGCACCCTGACCATGACCTCAACTTGATTGGACAT GCATGGAAATTGTGGATTAAAGGGAATCCATTGGAACTCATGGATGCACTGATGGACGACTCATATTCTGTGGATGAACTTGTAAGATATATCCAAGTGGGTCTTTTGTGTGTACAGCAACGGGTGGAAGACAGGCCAACTATGTCATCGGTGTTATTAATGTTGGCAAATGAGATTGCAATGGTGCCTCAACCCAAGGAACCTGGTTTTTATACTGAAGTTTTTTCTATGGGAATGGATACATCATCGAGCGGGAAAAGTTGTCATACTACTACGAATGAG GAATTAAATTAA
- the LOC121265035 gene encoding probable xyloglucan endotransglucosylase/hydrolase protein 12 isoform X1 gives MQIKLVPGNSAGTVTAYYISRLHFLSSQGQYHDKIDLEFLRNLSSPYILHTNIFSQGKGNREEQFYLWFDPTTDFHTYTILWNPQHIVFYVDGIPLREFKNLAWMGIPFPTYQPMKLYSSLWNADNWATRGGLVKIDWTQAPFNASNRNFEDSNACVSYWGPTTSCTTSGTRGGWFWQTLNYSDQGKLKWVRDDYRIYNYCQDTQQFPEGLPPECYISTNY, from the exons ATGCAGATCAAGCTTGTCCCTGGCAATTCAGCTGGCACCGTTACTGCCTATTACATAAGTCGccttcatttt CTGTCCTCACAAGGGCAATACCATGACAAGATAGACTTAGAATTCCTCAGGAACTTAAGCAGTCCTTACATCCTCCACACTAACATCTTTTCTCAAGGCAAGGGCAACAGAGAAGAGCAATTCTACCTCTGGTTTGATCCCACTACAGATTTCCACACCTACACCATCCTTTGGAATCCCCAACACATTGT CTTCTATGTGGATGGCATTCCCCTTAGAGAGTTCAAGAACCTAGCATGGATGGGTATCCCATTCCCAACATACCAGCCAATGAAATTGTACTCCAGTCTTTGGAATGCTGATAACTGGGCAACAAGAGGTGGACTTGTGAAGATAGATTGGACCCAAGCACCCTTCAATGCTTCCAATAGGAATTTCGAAGACAGTAATGCTTGTGTTTCATATTGGGGTCCCACTACTTCTTGCACTACTTCAGGGACCAGGGGAGGCTGGTTCTGGCAAACGCTTAATTACAGTGACCAGGGAAAGCTCAAATGGGTTCGGGACGATTACAGGATTTACAATTACTGCCAAGACACACAGCAGTTCCCTGAAGGGTTGCCCCCAGAATGTTATATTTCCACCAACTACTAG
- the LOC121265032 gene encoding probable xyloglucan endotransglucosylase/hydrolase protein 23, whose translation MSSFSSLCSTALLILAMVSSVGISSAGNFNQDFYITWGDGRAKILNNGDLLTLSLDKASGSGFNSQNEYLFGKIDMQIKLVPGNSAGTVTAYYLRSEGSLWDEIDYEFLGNVSGEPYIVHTNVFGQGKGNREQQFYLWFDPTADFHTYSILWNPQRIIFSVDGTPIREFKNHESIGVPFPKNQPMRIHSSLWNADDWATRGGLVKTDWTQAPFTASYRNFNADACVWSSGASSCGSSSPSTSATNAWLSEELDSASQERLKWVQKNYMIYNYCTDAKRFPQGLPPECTATSES comes from the exons ATGTCTTCTTTCTCTTCACTTTGTTCAACTGCTCTGCTAATCCTGGCAATGGTCAGCTCGGTGGGGATTTCTTCTGCAGGTAATTTCAATCAAGACTTTTACATTACTTGGGGAGATGGCCGTGCCAAGATACTCAACAACGGCGATCTGCTTACTCTCTCCCTTGACAAAGCTTCTGGCTCTGGTTTCAACTCCCAGAACGAGTATTTATTTGGTAAGATAGATATGCAAATCAAGCTTGTTCCTGGAAATTCAGCTGGCACCGTGACAGCCTACTAC TTACGCTCAGAAGGGTCGTTGTGGGACGAGATAGACTACGAATTCTTGGGCAACGTAAGCGGCGAACCTTATATTGTTCACACAAATGTTTTTGGACAAGGCAAAGGCAACAGAGAGCAGCAGTTCTATCTCTGGTTCGACCCCACGGCTGACTTCCACACCTACTCCATTCTTTGGAACCCCCAACGCATCAT CTTCTCTGTGGATGGCACTCCCATTAGAGAGTTCAAGAACCATGAGTCGATTGGCGTTCCATTCCCAAAAAACCAGCCGATGAGGATACACTCTAGCCTCTGGAATGCTGATGACTGGGCCACAAGGGGTGGACTAGTCAAGACAGATTGGACACAAGCTCCTTTTACTGCTTCCTATAGGAACTTCAATGCGGATGCTTGTGTTTGGTCCTCTGGGGCATCTTCCTGCGGCTCAAGTTCACCTTCCACCTCTGCTACCAATGCTTGGCTCTCCGAAGAGCTGGACTCGGCAAGCCAAGAGAGGCTCAAGTGGGTTCAGAAGAATTACATGATTTACAACTACTGCACGGACGCAAAGCGATTTCCACAAGGTCTTCCTCCAGAGTGCACTGCCACTAGCGAGTCTTAA